In Hydra vulgaris chromosome 06, alternate assembly HydraT2T_AEP, a genomic segment contains:
- the LOC100207609 gene encoding methylenetetrahydrofolate reductase (NADPH): MVNFIEPSLEETRLLDKSQTLIEKIHKHIGKKKKFFSLEFFPPRTLNGAVNLVARFDRMSQGGPLFCDITWHPAGDPSGDKETSSCTIASTASNYCGIETMLHMTCANISCDSVLKNLKKAKNLGIRNILALRGDPPKGEVWMASDENLRFGADMVKFIRKHFQNYFTICVAGYPQGHPDCTSYEDDLIHLKEKVDAGADFIITQLFFEPHIFFKFLADCRRIGIDVPIIPGVMPIQAYASLLQLVKLSKLEVPQYIIDDLEPIKNDDEAIREYGVKLAVSMCRELLSSDDVPGIHVYTLNREVATTELLQQLGLWRPYQSHRLLPWKPSANLKRLQEDVRPIFWSSRPKSYIHRTSNWDEFPNGRWGNSSAPSFAELSDHHLFYLKSKESEEERLKMWGEKLDCIEDVYHVFQCYLSGKKNKWGYKVKSLPLNDDELQPETSLLSDQLYRINGHGFLTTNSQPAVNAALSTDERFGWGGAGGYIYQKAYLEFFMHKKNVDFLLEVLNDNPRVNYHIIDSHGCYDKTNADRYSPIAVTWGVFPGKEIIQPTVVDPISFNFWKDEAFSLWIEKWQSLYEPESFSAKIIQSIYNDFYLVNLVDNDYIKGNCLFDIIDCVIAKSLLE, translated from the exons ATGGTTAATTTCATTGAGCCGAGTCTTGAAGAAACAAGGCTACTTGATAAGTCGCAAAcactaattgaaaaaatacataaacacattggtaaaaaaaaaaagtttttttcactaGAATTTTTTCCACCTCGTACACTTAATGGAGCAGTAAACTTAGTAGCAAGATTTGATAGAATGAGTCAAGGTGGACCTTTATTTTGTGATATAACCTGGCACCCAGCtg gaGATCCATCTGGTGATAAGGAAACAAGTTCTTGCACTATTGCAAGTACTGCTTCAAATTATTGTGGTATTGAAACTATGCTGCATATGACATGTGCAAATATATCATGCGATTCAGTtctaaaaaaccttaaaaaagcaaaaaatcttGGTATACGCAATATTCTCGCCTTACGTGGAG atccACCTAAAGGAGAAGTATGGATGGCTTCAGATGAAAATTTGAGATTTGGAGCCGACATggttaaatttattagaaagcattttcaaaattattttactatttgtgTTGCAG gttaTCCACAGGGTCATCCTGATTGTACTTCATATGAAGATGATCTTATTCATTTAAAGGAAAAAGTTGATGCAGGTGCAGACTTTATTAtaacacaattattttttgaaccacACATATTTTTCAAGTTCTTAGCTGACTGTAGAAGAATAGGTATTGATGTTCCTATTATACCTGGCGTAATGCCAATACAA gCCTATGCATCGCTGCTTCAGTTAGTAAAACTTTCAAAGCTTGAAGTACCGCAATATATAATTGATGATTTAGaaccaattaaaaatgatgatgaGGCCATTCGAGAATATGGTGTTAAATTGGCAGTAAGTATGTGTCGCGAGCTTTTAAGTTCTGATGATGTACCTGGAATTcatgtttatactttaaatagaGAAGTTGCAACTACAGAACTTTTACAACAGCTGGGACTATGGAGACCTTACCAAAGTCACAGGCTATTGCCATGGAAACCATCAGCAAATTTAAAGCGGTTGCAAGAAGATGTTCGTCCAATATTCTGGTCCTCGCGTCCAAAAAGTTATATTCATAGAACATCAAATTGGGATGAATTTCCTAATGGAAGATGGGGCAATTCTTCTGCTCCATCATTTGCAGAGCTTTCTGATcaccatttattttatttaaaaagcaaagagAGTGAAGAGGAACGATTAAAGATGTGGGGGGAGAAATTGGATTGTATTGAGGATGTTTATCATGTTTTCCAATGCTACTTGAgtgggaaaaaaaataaatggggATACAag GTGAAATCGCTTCCTCTAAATGATGATGAATTGCAGCCAGAAACTTCTTTACTTTCTGATCAACTTTATCGGATCAATGGTCATGGATTTCTAACAACAAACAGTCAGCCTGCTGTAAATGCTGCACTATCAACAGATGAGAGATTTGGGTGGGGTGGAGCTGGTggttatatttatcaaaaagcatatttagagttttttatgcataaaaagAATGTGGACTTTCTTTTGGAAGTTTTAAATGACAACCCACGCGTCAACTACCACATTATAGATTCACAT gGTTGTTATGATAAAACAAATGCAGACAGGTACTCTCCCATTGCAGTCACATGGGGTGTTTTTCCTGGAAAAGAAATAATACAGCCTACTGTTGTTGATccaataagttttaatttttggaag gATGAAGCATTTTCTTTGTGGATTGAAAAATGGCAGTCATTATACGAACCAGAATCATTTTCTGCAAAAATtatacaaagtatttacaatgACTTTTATCTTGTGAACCTTGTTGACAACGATTATATTAAAG